In Cervus elaphus chromosome 16, mCerEla1.1, whole genome shotgun sequence, a single window of DNA contains:
- the LOC122710179 gene encoding LOW QUALITY PROTEIN: A-kinase anchor protein 10, mitochondrial-like (The sequence of the model RefSeq protein was modified relative to this genomic sequence to represent the inferred CDS: inserted 3 bases in 2 codons; substituted 1 base at 1 genomic stop codon), whose translation MRGAGPSPRQSPAPSAPXPGPAMSFFRRKVKSKEEEKTPDVKSVKXTKNHALLEAAGPSHVAINAISANMDSFSSSRTATLKKQPSHMEAAHFGDLGRSCLDYQTQEAKSSLSKTLEQVLHDTMVLPYFIQFMELRRMEHLVKFWLEAESFHSTTWSRIRAHSLNTVKQSSLAEPVSPSKKPETTAAFVTESLNRRLEDSGSAHLEGIDLNNITSNTQNHLLSQESDSAHSLHLETARTGTHRGSLETQESSRLMVASRSSPSSPLKELSGKLMKSIEQDAVNTFTKYISPDAAKPIPITEAMRNDIIAKICGEDGQVDPNCFVSAQSIVFSAMEHEHFSEFLRSHHFRKYQIEVLTSGTVYLADILFCESALFYFSEYMEKEDAVNILQFWLAADNFQSQLAAKKGQYDGQEAQNDAMILYDKYFSLQATHPLGFDDVVRLKIESSICQEGGPLPNCFTTPLRQAXTTMEKVFLPGFLSSNLYYKYLNDLIHSVRGDEFLGGSVSLTAPGCMGPPDDSHPGAADSSTSQSSMKKASVKILKNFDEAIIVDAASLDPESLYQRTYAGKMTFGRVSDLGQFIRESEPEPDVKKSKGSMFSQAMKKWVQGNTDEAQEELAWKTAKMIVSDVMQQAQCDQPLEKSTKI comes from the exons ATGAGGGGAGCCGGGCCCTCCCCGCGGCAGTCCCCCGCGCCCTCCGCCCC ACCCGGCCCCGCCATGTCCTTCTTCCGGcggaaagtgaaaagcaaagaggagGAGAAGACCCCAGATGTCAAGTCAGTCA GCACTAAAAATCATGCCTTGCTGGAGGCTGCGGGACCAAGTCACGTTGCAATCAATGCCATTTCTGCCAACATGGACTCCTTTTCAAGTAGCAGGACTGCAACACTTAAGAAACAGCCCAGCCACATGGAGGCCGCTCACTTTGGGGACCTGGGCAGATCTTGTCTGGACTACCAGACTCAGGAGGCCAAATCAAGTCTTTCAAAAACCCTTGAGCAAGTCTTGCATGACACCATGGTCCTCCCTTACTTCATTCAATTCATGGAACTTCGGAGAATGGAGCATTTGGTTAAGTTTTGGTTGGAAGCTGAAAGTTTTCACTCCACAACTTGGTCCCGAATAAGAGCACACAGTCTGAACACGGTGAAGCAGAGCTCATTGGCTGAACCTGTCTCTCCATCTAAAAAGCCCGAGACCACAGCAGCTTTTGTAACCGAGTCTCTTAACAGGAGGTTGGAGGATTCTGGCTCAGCCCATCTGGAAGGAATTGACTTGAATAATATAACTAGCAACACCCAGAACCACTTGCTTTCCCAGGAGAGTGACAGTGCCCATTCTCTCCACCTAGAGACAGCCAGGACAGGAACTCATCGGGGCTCCCTGGAAACCCAGGAGTCCTCCAGGCTCATGGTAGCCAGTAGAAGTAGTCCATCTTCTCCACTGAAGGAATTATCaggaaaattaatgaaaagtaTAGAGCAAGATGCAGTGAATACTTTTACCAAATACATATCTCCAGATGCTGCTAAACCGATACCAATTACAGAAGCAATGAGAAATGACATCATAGCAAAGATTTGTGGAGAAGACGGGCAGGTGGATCCCAACTGTTTCGTTTCTGCACAGTCCATAGTCTTCAGTGCAATGGAGCACGAGCACTTTAGTGAGTTTCTACGAAGTCACCATTTCCGTAAATACCAGATTGAAGTGCTGACCAGTGGAACTGTTTACCTGGCTGACATTCTCTTCTGTGAGTCAGCCctcttttatttctcagagtACATGGAGAAAGAGGACGCAGTGAATATCCTACAGTTCTGGTTGGCAGCAGATAACTTCCAGTCTCAGCTCGCTGCCAAAAAAGGGCAGTACGACGGACAGGAGGCACAGAATGACGCCATGATCTTATACGACAAGTACTTCTCCCTCCAGGCCACACACCCTCTTGGATTCGACGATGTTGTGCGACTGAAAATTGAATCCAGCATCTGCCAGGAAGGTGGGCCACTCCCTAACTGTTTCACCACTCCGTTACGTCAGGCCTAGACGACCATGGAGAAGGTCTTTTTGCCTGGCTTTTTGTCCAGCAATCTGTATTATAAATACTTGAATGATCTCATCCACTCAGTTCGCGGAGACGAGTTCCTGGGAGGGAGTGTCTCACTGACGGCTCCAGGCTGTATGGGTCCCCCTGATGACTCCCACCCTGGGGCAGCCGACAGCTCCACCTCTCAGTCCAGTATGAAAAAAGCCAGTGTTAAGATTCTGAAAAATTTTGATGAAGCGATAATTGTGGATGCTGCAAGTCTGGATCCAGAATCTTTATATCAACGGACATATGCAGGGAAGATGACGTTTGGAAGAGTTAGTGACTTGGGTCAGTTCATCCGAGAATCTGAGCCTGAACCTGatgtaaagaaatcaaaaggatcCATGTTCTCTCAAGCTATGAAGAAATGGGTGCAAGGAAATACTGATGAGGCCCAGGAGGAGCTAGCTTGGAAGACTGCTAAAATGATAGTCAGTGATGTGATGCAGCAGGCCCAGTGTGATCAGCCATTAGAGAAGTCCACAAAGATATGA